One window of Treponema denticola genomic DNA carries:
- the tmk gene encoding dTMP kinase, with protein MIGLMILPNFVVFEGIDGSGTTSQMRLLKERFESEDKSSLVSFTQEPTSGPIGTLIRSALQGSLKLAPETMTRLFAADRCEHIYGLQGIIKQVNDGRAVFSDRYVFSSLAYQAAAGAAGLAKLQNEGFPLPEFLFFFDLPVDISMNRVMERSNTLEIYEEKTFQYKVQDEYKKIIDEYRLKEPKMNIVVINAVEQIEEIHEKLWSILKDLPKI; from the coding sequence ATGATAGGCCTCATGATATTACCCAACTTTGTTGTATTTGAAGGTATAGACGGCTCAGGGACTACCAGCCAGATGAGGCTCTTAAAGGAAAGGTTTGAGTCCGAAGATAAGAGCTCCCTTGTTTCGTTTACACAGGAACCCACATCCGGCCCTATCGGAACTTTAATCCGTTCGGCTCTTCAAGGTTCTCTTAAGCTTGCCCCTGAAACGATGACCCGTTTATTTGCAGCTGACCGCTGCGAGCATATTTACGGCTTACAAGGCATTATTAAACAGGTTAATGATGGAAGGGCTGTTTTTTCGGATAGGTATGTTTTTTCTAGCCTTGCCTATCAAGCTGCAGCAGGGGCTGCCGGCCTTGCAAAACTGCAAAACGAGGGTTTCCCCCTTCCGGAATTTCTATTCTTTTTTGATCTGCCTGTAGATATTTCTATGAATCGGGTAATGGAGCGCAGCAATACACTCGAAATATATGAAGAAAAAACTTTTCAATATAAGGTTCAGGACGAGTATAAGAAAATTATAGATGAGTACAGATTAAAAGAACCTAAAATGAACATAGTAGTAATTAACGCCGTTGAGCAAATTGAAGAAATTCACGAGAAATTATGGAGTATTCTAAAAGATTTGCCGAAAATATAA
- a CDS encoding DbpA RNA binding domain-containing protein, with protein sequence MSNKIRIEDEEQLISSLKDVVEAIKTQENPEELNLYRRIFKKAVPLTMRSYVAAYFIKQTGMGGSRIYKKDNRNGLGKGTFKQNSARPSRPKVILAEEESTSLFIGVGRKRGIFPKDIITLLIQGAGISREHIGDIRILDNYCFVQVMQDEAETIIEKLNNSYYRGKNLTVSHSRKPEDENFEDSETFESIENYAEAENNHSQTESAV encoded by the coding sequence GTGTCAAACAAAATTAGAATTGAAGATGAAGAACAATTAATTTCTTCCTTAAAGGATGTTGTCGAAGCGATCAAAACACAGGAAAATCCTGAAGAATTAAACTTATATCGCCGCATCTTTAAAAAAGCAGTTCCGTTGACCATGCGGTCTTATGTTGCCGCCTATTTTATTAAACAAACGGGAATGGGGGGCAGCCGTATTTATAAAAAAGACAACCGAAACGGCTTAGGAAAAGGTACTTTTAAACAAAACTCTGCAAGACCTTCAAGACCTAAAGTCATATTGGCAGAAGAAGAGTCAACAAGTCTTTTTATCGGTGTAGGCCGAAAAAGAGGAATCTTTCCGAAAGATATCATAACCTTGTTGATTCAGGGAGCCGGTATTTCACGTGAACACATCGGCGACATAAGAATTTTGGATAATTACTGCTTTGTTCAAGTTATGCAGGATGAAGCTGAAACTATTATCGAAAAACTCAACAACAGCTATTACCGAGGTAAGAATTTAACGGTTAGTCATTCAAGGAAACCGGAGGATGAAAATTTTGAAGATTCCGAAACCTTTGAAAGTATAGAAAATTACGCGGAAGCAGAAAATAACCATAGTCAAACTGAAAGTGCAGTATAG
- a CDS encoding sigma 54-interacting transcriptional regulator yields the protein MKDCVYSVYSKEDAKHFIKEVGTLWNVSLTFDSSKIVDILKEKHFDFVIIDAESGGLFLPDILELIKNEFPNIHIFIIIHCKQNDLQYNLLSSHVSEVFEIPKDFKGIYDKIENFFLEELCKEKTPAYTKEDENIQIIKKEIIGISKEICELREFIYRAANSNLPVFLSGETGVGKGVTANLIHRLSQVKNKKFLPINVSCIPESLAESFLFGTEEGSFTGAVKKEGAFFEASGGTIFLDEMETLSPDIQAKLLHVLESGLISPVGSTKSKQVEFRLIAAANEDLQKMINEKKFRQDLYYRLHVLHHEIPPLRNRKEDIKHIAQAYLSKAEKTISDGAQAKLNSHNWPGNIRELYNCLDRACNLAGSEEKIENRHIKF from the coding sequence ATGAAAGATTGTGTTTACTCGGTATATTCGAAAGAAGATGCAAAGCATTTTATTAAAGAAGTCGGGACTTTGTGGAATGTATCTTTAACCTTTGACAGCAGCAAAATAGTAGATATTTTAAAAGAAAAACATTTTGATTTTGTAATTATCGATGCAGAATCAGGCGGTCTTTTTCTACCTGATATCCTTGAATTAATCAAAAACGAATTTCCCAATATTCATATATTTATTATAATCCATTGTAAACAAAATGATTTACAATACAATCTGTTAAGTTCCCATGTATCTGAAGTTTTTGAAATCCCAAAAGATTTTAAAGGAATATACGATAAAATAGAAAATTTTTTTCTGGAAGAACTGTGCAAAGAAAAAACACCGGCCTACACAAAAGAAGATGAAAATATACAAATAATAAAAAAAGAAATTATCGGCATCAGTAAGGAGATCTGCGAGCTTAGAGAATTTATCTACAGAGCAGCAAACTCAAACCTGCCGGTATTCCTATCCGGAGAAACAGGAGTAGGAAAAGGGGTAACGGCGAATTTAATACATAGATTATCTCAGGTCAAAAACAAAAAATTTCTGCCGATAAACGTCAGCTGCATACCGGAATCATTGGCAGAATCTTTTTTATTCGGCACTGAAGAAGGGAGTTTCACCGGTGCAGTTAAAAAAGAAGGAGCCTTTTTTGAAGCCTCCGGCGGCACAATCTTTTTAGATGAAATGGAAACCCTTTCACCGGATATCCAGGCAAAACTTCTGCATGTTTTAGAATCAGGTCTTATAAGCCCCGTCGGCTCGACAAAATCAAAGCAGGTTGAATTCCGTTTAATAGCAGCAGCAAACGAAGATCTACAAAAAATGATTAACGAAAAAAAATTCCGCCAAGACCTCTACTATAGACTTCATGTTCTGCACCATGAAATACCGCCTCTACGTAACAGAAAAGAAGACATAAAGCACATAGCGCAAGCTTATCTTAGCAAGGCAGAAAAAACGATAAGCGACGGCGCACAAGCAAAACTTAATTCTCACAACTGGCCGGGAAACATAAGGGAGTTATACAACTGTCTGGACAGGGCCTGCAATCTTGCCGGCAGTGAGGAAAAAATAGAAAACCGCCATATAAAATTCTAG
- a CDS encoding tetratricopeptide repeat protein produces MAISVVDQGKKLLSKKKYNDVISLLEPHVVEYRDSFAFHFYLGLASFHVGDIQGAMDYFLRARQIKPTDSDLLSTYAAMALRRSLTTEAVEYYLQALEHNPNCKLAKKGLDIIRKNNSPEKLGNFVQSGKIKTLFPRPGHEEKKGRIVAVALVLGISIISFVFIVPYITKTRQFSDSGRANLEEFKLDSNERKYAVDMEGSYIYVLTQSQILKAYSDAQTYFNTHRDNAAQVEINRLLSSNASFSIKQKSRLLMDYFEEPGFDNIQDIYSYAQVKQEPLLYLDCWVVWKGMPANIQTGTYSTAFNLLVGYDTKQILEGVVPVFCDFVSKIDPDRPVNVLGQIIIKDGTVCLKGKGIHQTQKPAEND; encoded by the coding sequence ATGGCTATTTCCGTTGTAGATCAAGGCAAGAAATTATTATCTAAAAAGAAATACAATGATGTTATCTCTTTATTGGAGCCTCATGTTGTTGAATACAGAGACTCTTTTGCCTTTCATTTTTATTTAGGTTTGGCGTCTTTTCATGTAGGGGACATACAAGGTGCTATGGATTATTTTTTAAGAGCCAGACAAATAAAGCCGACGGACTCCGACCTGTTATCAACTTATGCTGCTATGGCCTTGAGACGCTCTCTTACAACAGAGGCCGTAGAATACTACTTACAAGCCCTTGAACACAACCCTAATTGTAAACTTGCAAAAAAAGGTTTGGACATTATTCGCAAAAATAATTCACCTGAAAAATTAGGCAATTTTGTTCAGTCAGGTAAAATAAAGACTCTTTTTCCACGTCCGGGGCATGAAGAAAAAAAAGGAAGAATTGTTGCCGTTGCTCTTGTTTTAGGTATTTCGATTATTTCTTTTGTTTTTATTGTGCCGTACATAACTAAAACAAGGCAGTTTTCAGACAGCGGAAGAGCTAATTTAGAAGAATTTAAATTGGACAGTAATGAAAGAAAGTATGCTGTAGATATGGAAGGCTCATATATTTATGTATTGACTCAGAGCCAGATATTAAAAGCTTATTCGGATGCTCAAACGTATTTTAATACTCATAGGGATAATGCTGCTCAAGTTGAGATAAATAGACTTCTTTCATCAAATGCCTCTTTTTCGATAAAACAAAAATCCAGACTTTTGATGGATTATTTTGAAGAACCAGGCTTTGATAATATACAGGATATTTATTCTTATGCTCAGGTAAAACAGGAGCCCCTCCTTTATCTTGATTGCTGGGTAGTATGGAAGGGGATGCCTGCGAATATACAAACCGGTACATATAGTACAGCCTTTAACCTTTTGGTCGGCTACGATACAAAGCAAATCCTTGAGGGCGTTGTTCCGGTTTTTTGTGATTTCGTGTCAAAGATAGATCCGGATAGACCGGTAAATGTATTGGGGCAAATAATTATAAAAGATGGAACCGTTTGCTTAAAAGGAAAGGGGATTCACCAAACCCAAAAGCCGGCTGAAAACGACTAG
- the rpe gene encoding ribulose-phosphate 3-epimerase, with amino-acid sequence MDRCFKLSPSLLSADFSKLGEELAFIEKNGGDWVHIDVMDGQFVPNLTFGPPVIKAIRPCSKLVFDVHLMVNNPENLVAAFADAGADYFTFHAEASIHSDRLIADIRSHGMKAGVSIVPSTPVGMLEEIAPLTDLILVMSVNPGFGGQKLIPYCLEKVKRLRSLRDEKKYNYLISVDGGIDSKNVGLVIDAGADVIVSGSAFFSGDLRI; translated from the coding sequence ATGGATAGGTGTTTTAAATTAAGCCCTTCGCTTTTAAGTGCCGATTTTTCAAAATTAGGTGAAGAATTGGCCTTTATAGAAAAAAACGGCGGCGATTGGGTTCATATAGATGTTATGGATGGGCAGTTTGTGCCTAATTTAACCTTCGGCCCTCCGGTAATAAAGGCTATACGCCCTTGTTCCAAGCTGGTTTTTGATGTGCATCTAATGGTCAATAATCCTGAAAACTTGGTCGCGGCCTTTGCGGATGCAGGTGCGGATTATTTTACCTTCCATGCTGAAGCATCTATTCATTCAGACAGACTTATTGCCGATATCCGTTCTCACGGGATGAAGGCCGGAGTAAGCATCGTGCCTAGCACACCTGTAGGAATGCTTGAAGAAATAGCGCCTTTGACCGATCTTATCTTGGTTATGAGTGTTAATCCCGGATTCGGGGGACAAAAGCTTATACCTTATTGTTTAGAAAAAGTTAAGCGGCTAAGGTCATTGCGTGACGAAAAAAAATATAATTATTTGATTTCTGTCGATGGCGGGATCGATTCAAAAAATGTAGGGTTGGTTATTGATGCCGGTGCCGACGTAATTGTGTCCGGTTCAGCTTTCTTTTCGGGAGATTTAAGAATATGA
- a CDS encoding tol-pal system YbgF family protein produces MKKNFILFFLLFTVNAFTQNYTDYMSSGLDAYARSDWSSALFSFQKAMEVSKKSLDEPLYWLIMANASARNYQVALNDIETFFKRFPNSPKAAEIMYQQGRICCLSAKHDQSINILYGFLRKYSNHRQTASAYYWIGENLYMVGRLKDARTIFSRVIIDYPSSAKVEPSRYKIALIDQASTQDELLKLLKISHEELLKLSEESEKNKKIYEQTVAAYQKQSSDTGGDMRIAELSEQLKMERKRNEELHDQLVMLELKNQELLATLAKMDAKYTSEMVADEETPEADYSDPDARRAAIEALIKKAKILQNMYNQLLEGNDQ; encoded by the coding sequence ATGAAAAAAAATTTTATTTTATTTTTTTTACTTTTTACTGTAAATGCCTTTACACAAAATTACACCGATTATATGTCATCCGGTCTGGATGCCTATGCACGGTCTGACTGGTCGTCTGCACTCTTTTCTTTTCAAAAGGCAATGGAAGTTTCAAAAAAATCTTTGGATGAACCTCTATATTGGCTTATAATGGCAAATGCTTCAGCCCGTAATTATCAGGTTGCTCTAAACGATATTGAGACTTTTTTTAAACGATTTCCAAACAGTCCTAAAGCCGCAGAGATTATGTATCAACAGGGCCGAATATGCTGCTTGTCTGCAAAGCATGATCAATCCATAAATATTTTATACGGCTTTTTAAGAAAATATTCTAACCACAGACAAACCGCCTCAGCTTATTACTGGATAGGAGAAAATCTATACATGGTAGGACGCTTAAAAGATGCAAGAACTATTTTTTCGCGTGTTATAATAGATTATCCCTCTTCAGCCAAGGTTGAACCTTCTCGGTATAAAATAGCCCTTATAGATCAGGCCTCTACACAGGATGAGCTTTTAAAACTTTTAAAAATAAGCCATGAGGAACTTTTAAAACTTTCTGAAGAATCGGAAAAAAATAAAAAAATTTATGAGCAAACGGTTGCTGCATATCAAAAGCAATCTTCCGATACCGGCGGAGATATGAGAATTGCCGAGCTTTCAGAACAGCTAAAAATGGAAAGGAAGCGTAATGAAGAACTGCATGACCAACTTGTAATGCTTGAGTTAAAAAATCAAGAGCTGCTGGCAACCTTAGCAAAAATGGATGCTAAATACACCTCGGAAATGGTTGCTGATGAGGAAACTCCTGAAGCTGATTATTCCGATCCGGATGCCAGGCGTGCAGCAATTGAAGCTCTAATAAAAAAAGCTAAAATTTTGCAGAATATGTATAACCAACTTTTGGAGGGAAATGACCAATGA